The Saccharomyces paradoxus chromosome XV, complete sequence DNA window TGTTCCATCTgttctttccaaattgaATTGGTTGGCAAGGTTTCGCAATTGACCATTGTAGTGGCTTCCGATTACTGTCTCGACGGCTTCAGTACAAGCCATAGCGGCTTCTGGAGAAATCAATGCGGTACCAGCCCCCATTGCAAAGGCTCCAACTTTCCACAATGGCGTTAATAAGGAGGGCCTGACTCTCCTTTTCAACTGTAAGTTGTTAAAAGTATTATGATGATGTACCTCCTGGTCCCACATGTGCTTTAGCACAGGCTTTAAATGAGGGTACCTATGAGCCAACACGAAGTATTGGCCAGCGTATATGTAGTCCGCACCCAATTCACCAGCCTGATCTACGCGAATAACACGGTCCAAGAAGGCGGCTTGGGCATCTGATAAATTCTCACATTTAGGAGTATGCTCAGGTTTTTCGGCGTGTTTTGCCGATGTATGTTCTGTCATTTTTAATGATGATAAGACAGAAAAGCCTCTGCTGACTGGCTTGAAGAATGAAACGCAGGATAACATAGTTTCTATGTATCTCTTCCGTATGTGTAATATCTTCAATCCTTAAATTGATTGGGAGGGGAAGAAAACGTCAGTTTCTCAATAATAAAGCACTAATCTCTAAAATTAAGGAAACCTCTTTTATAGAtttctattgttttttttcctgaAAATCCCgtatatgaaaaattatacaGAGGGTGTAAAGTTAAGGAAATATAGCCGAGTACGTACAAAAGGATTACTGCATTCAAGACATTATATTAGATCCATCATCTAGCACATCTCTCCAATCTTTCAGTTTGTACTGCATGTTCTTAG harbors:
- the CAT5 gene encoding putative monooxygenase CAT5 (Protein required for ubiquinone (Coenzyme Q) biosynthesis~similar to YOR125C), whose amino-acid sequence is MLSCVSFFKPVSRGFSVLSSLKMTEHTSAKHAEKPEHTPKCENLSDAQAAFLDRVIRVDQAGELGADYIYAGQYFVLAHRYPHLKPVLKHMWDQEVHHHNTFNNLQLKRRVRPSLLTPLWKVGAFAMGAGTALISPEAAMACTEAVETVIGSHYNGQLRNLANQFNLERTDGTKGPSEEIKSLTSTIKQFRDDELEHLDTAIKHDSYMAVPYTVITEGIKTICRVAIWSAERI